A segment of the Lycium ferocissimum isolate CSIRO_LF1 chromosome 5, AGI_CSIRO_Lferr_CH_V1, whole genome shotgun sequence genome:
CGCTTAGAATAAATTTTTAGACCGTAATCTAAAAAGTCCATAAATTGcgagagaaataaaaaaagacatGTACTAAATAACTATCCCTAGCGAAAATTTCCGCTCTGACAACCGTAGCTAGAGTTCTCTATCCAGTAAGTTGAATAATGCGAGGGCAGATTATCACAATAGATTAGAATCTTACACGAATGAGGTAAAATTACAAATACAGATTATAGTTGACCGCTATAACGATTTTTATTACAATAAGACGTATTCGGGCGCTAAAGTACAAGGAAATGGTATTCTAGGACtacttacaatttgaatagaagaaaatcattttttttaatctcttgtCTGATTTTTTATTTGCAACTTAGTCACTTCTTTTTCCAACtgtaaggggtcgtttggtaggtaggcaaaattatcccgggattataattccgggactaatttatcccatctattgggattattttatactatctaaaagatggtataaaataatcccagtataagtgggataagaagggatatcccatctcttgggatgggatgcattttataccttgtttggtacaaggtataaatttatccctgccttctaccaaacatgataTAAAAAATTAGTGCTGAGATATTCTAgcttataccatgcaccaaacgacccctaaggaTTTTTATGACGCAGCCCCACACACATCATTAATGCCGTTAATGCCGTCTATCCCTCGACATGGATTTATACGGTGTACTATGCTATGTTGCTAATATGCTGATAAAATACTGAACGCCCAGTTATTCGATATGGTATCTATTATCTAATACGGCCTCCAAACATAGAACCAAGTGCTAACAAGGTATGCTTCTAATCTACCCTCGATCAACATAGTGGATACCAGAACGGCACAAACCATTAGAAGCTGCTCCCAAGCAGCCAAGTGACAATTCAGCCCTAGAACATAAGACCAAACGACAAGGGTGGAGCTAGAACCTATTGCATTGCCAACAAGGTAAATGCTTTAAGTCTTGTTATTCACCAACATACAGGAATCTCTGGGGCACTATCAAATTACCTAAGCTGCAGCAGCCAAGCAATTTTTTTACCAGCCGTACCATGTTCCTGCCTCTTCCTCTCAAATTAATTTCCCTTCATTTTCCGTCCTAACAAGAAGGAAAGGAACGGACGGGCACATAAAGGTATGAATACCTATACACCCTATAATTGGGTTCCCACaagaaaaaataagataaaacatGGAAAATATTCACACTTTCCTTGGAGTTCCTTCTTACAACGCCCTAACCtcactccttttctttttttgattatCACATTTTTCAAGAACTCGGTCATTCccaatcaaagatcaatatagGCAATGAATTCCAGCAAATGGCCTTACATCACAAACCACCTGAATGGAAGCCATTCAGGGAACTCCTTCAACTATGGGCATATGTATTAACCTACTTACGATGGGTGGAAGCTGTTGGCTCAACCACTGTCCAGTGTACAATTTTGGCATTCTAGTTCTCTCCAAACCTAATCCTCCAACGGGTATATACAATAAATACATTCTCCAGTATTGGAAAACCAATCAGACTTAAGAGGTAGACGAAATCCCACTAACTTTTTTCTGCTCAAACTAAATTTATGTTTGTGTGCCGTAAGTCTCGTACTGTCAACAAAAAGGTGAAAGCTAAGTTTCATCAGTAAAATAAAGAGTACAAACATATGGAAACATCTGAACCCAGAATAGAAATAACATGGTCCAATGTTGCGAAGAAAAAGAGTTCATATGCAAATGCAGCTCATTTCTTCTCAGTGTTGCTTTCCAATTCCTTTCTGAGCTGCAGAGAGAAGTCATCGttgacatcatcatcatcccaaTCATCTTCCCATTGTTGGGTTACTTCTTTTCCTTCCTCTTTGTCCTCCCACTCTgatgattttatatttatatatgaaaGTCATGAGAGATGTTACTACGAAATCTCAGCAGAAAAATAACAGCAAAGTAGTCCTAGAGTCCACCCAGAATAGTAAATTTTCCAACAAATACATCAACGGGAAAAGGAAAACATAGGACCCTTTGTTTTTCAAGGGCACGCAAAAAGGATAAAAATGGGTAAAACTCTATTCCTGAATTGAGAAGCCGATAGAAAAGTTCAAACACCGACGTTGGTTATCAGTTATCAAGACTCAAATGTGACCACAAAATACTACTAATATCTAAGACGTGCTACGATCAATCTTAGAAGGCATCTATTTATTCAACATGGAAGAATATGGGAAACACGGTTAAAGACTCTTTAACTTAATAAGCTACTTGACTCTCAAATGAAACCATGGAAAATGACATAGCATGCTTATCGGATTGTATTCTGGTTTAATTGTTAGCAGATGTTGCTCCATGCAGTGGTTCAGAAAAAGTTCCGTCGGGACCACTTTTGAATttgttaatttaaataaaaaattgtcaGGCATCCTCAAAGATAGGTCTCGTTAAGGAGAATGTTGCCAAAGTTCTAGTGCAACCTTTGAGGAAAGCAGAGCAAAATAACTTGATTTATAATGACAAAGCAATTTTCCCTTCCAGATTCATTACCTCATTAATTTTACATGAGCatttttttcttatagaaaACACAAGCATTTGTCAATATATTGTTCAACCAAAGGAGTCTTACAAACACTTGCAAGCAACTGTATATCACAGCATATTTTTAGTGTTTTTCTCTTTATAATAAAAAGTTTCTTACTTCATCAGGAGAATAACACTTGCAAGCAATGACTTCAGACatctaaaagaagagaaacCTTCCATAGCATTTTTAATTggacaaaataaaaatgagcaTATTAAAGGTGAGATCAAACTCATTAATCATCAAGATAGGCCCCAACCAAAACCATCTATCTCTAGGACCCCCTTCAACATTAAACCTTAAAAGTTAGCTCCTCCAAACACTACTTAGGTTCCTATCCAAGAGATATAATTACATGCAAAATACTCTCTTCATCCACAGATCTTTCTATTATTTCCTCTCAGTATCTTGCTAGTTACCTGACTCAATAGATTGAGGTAAAATAAAATCCATATATGGATTTAATAGAAAGATCGATATATGGATccctttttttaattgttatatGTATCCCATTTATCAAACCAAATTCCTTTTGAACCAAGCTTTCCCCTTAGCAGATCATGTTAATTCCTGTGGTGGCGTAATATTTCTGACCCTTTCTGCGTCTCGTCCCCCATTAATAATAAATGTCTACGAAAGAGCTCCACGTGACGTGATAGAGCTCCAAAAGAAAATGCACAAGTTGCTCAAACTtacttaggcctcatttgtttgcacttaatggaggtctgaatctgaatggttcaggTCTTAtgccattaagtgcatttgtttacattaagatctaagcacttatttGATCTGAAtgggtcttaatcattaagattttgaacaaagtcttaatatcattaagaggtattttgtATGATAATTTTTACCACCAGCTCcacccctcccccacccccttCTTCCCACCACCACCCCAACCCTACCTACCCTAACCACTACCCCCACCCTATAAACCCACCCTCGCCCTATCCACCCCACCACCACGCACCCAAACCCTCCACTACCTACACCCaaccctacccccccccccacttaccaccaccaccaccaccaacaccaCCCCAACCTCACTTACCCACCCCTCACCCCCCACCTACCTTACTCCAACCCCCGCCTCCTCCAACTACCACCACCACCCCCGGACATTTGCCGCACCACCACCACCTGCCCCACCACCACCCCCACAAGCCTCCCACCACCTTCTACCCCACCCCCCAAAACCTAACCCACCACCCACCACCACTATAAACATCTCCATCATTACTAGCAAATAtaaatgtttaattttttttatcaaatagtatttttattttattaaattttatttattttttatatttagttacttttttatttgaattttatatttattatgtttaaataaatacattatgattcagatgttgaaaaacaaatAGTCTTAACcattcagtgttcagatctagagataacatcttaatcatttagatgtgcattcagattcagacgtcttaatcttaatgaaaacaaatgaggccttaaaaaatattattccttCTATTCGGTTTTCTTTTAGCAACTTTGGCTGATAGGAATCTTTCAGCAACCTTCAATTTGAAGAATCAATAACGTTCTTGTTtgaccatcaaatactattcaAGCTTAACTTATACATTTGATGGTATCTTAACAAAAGTCTCCTTAACATATCACACATGGTTTGTATTTTTCAGAATAAGTTGATCAATAGAGATTAGAGACGGAGAATTAGTCAACCTGACCCTCATGAAGAAAATCGTTAAATAATTTATTGGAAAAGAGGGTTTGCTCCATTTTACTCTGATATCAGCAAAGATCTTGAACAGAGGTAATATAAACATGCAACTACGTTATAAACTAGTGTCACTTATTATTGTGCAATAGTTATCAATAATAATGTCACACTAATTCTTAAAAGCCTCCCGCAACACCCGTGTCAATCCAACAAGATTTGAGCGTGGGTGTGGGATATGCACCGTATCTGGTCAACTTACCTGGGATGTGTTGACTACAGCTACGGTCGAGACTTACTGGTGGCTGGATTTTTGGTTTCTTCAATTTATacatctttatatatttttacttgctgtatataaacacacacatatgtaCATCTGAAAATTTTTACTATTGTATGATATAcatatgaaattaaaatttagtaCTTAAAAAGAACTGAATTAAATTTGTTACAGTTCAAATTCATTTCAATTTAATTATTGAAATGTATATGCATACTATACTATACATTTATTAGTCATAAATTAGCACCAGCACTACTACATCAATCCATGTCTCCCAATCCTAAGTTTAGGTAAAACGAATCCGACCTTTAGATGCACGGCAATAACATATACCTAAACCAATGTCCATGACTCCATGCAAGATAGGCTGGTAAAGGAATGGTGACAGTTTTCTTCTTGAGGAATAACTACAGTTCTAGGAGAAAAATGCTCCCAGGCACTAAAATCGAGGTTGTACCTAAAATAACCTTTTCCGGCACTCTCTCTCCTCAAACCTTCACGCCGACAGTAGCAACCACTGTTCCGACATGACCCAGcctcctctcttcttttctctctcctccCTAGACTATTCCGAAATAACCCAGCCTTTTCTtatcttctctctcctctctagCATCGAGTCTGCCTCTCGCcgttactctctctctctccggcGAGGCCTCTCCTAGGTTCAGCCATCTTTTGGGATGGGGGATAGGCTGATTTTCCCATCAGGAGAAAAATCTTTTGAGATTTTAGACATCAGTGAAGGGCAATTCCGATGGTTCCTTATTACAGAGAAAAGCAATCGTTTTGTTAGCAAGATTAAGCTTGATGAAAGCAACCTTCGATGGGTATGTGACTCTTTGAAGCAAGCATCAAAAGGGGCGGGGAATTTATATAGAAGATGGGGAAGAAAGCAGCAAAACATATTACATAGGGTGTACCAAAATTACAATATTTATGGGCGATTCACTCGAATCGAGAAATGGAATGGGGCAAGGAAAACCGCAATCATCCTTCCAGAAAAGGATTATAATGCAGGCTGGTGCGATTTTGCTGAAAAGGTGCTCAAATTTCTGGGCAAGTCAAAGCCGGTATTGCAAAGGTTTGTTTCACCGGAGATATCCTACACTCAAGCTGCTAGCATCCAATCTTGGCCTGTCATGAATGGTCAGTCCACTTCGGAGAGCGGAAACAAACACATTCTGAGCCGATGTTTGGTGGGGACTTTCAATGACTCTTTTAGTGCTAATCCGACACTGGATGTTATCCAGAAATGGTTCTATAGTCGCTGGTCGATGACAGCTGGGTTGAAGGTCTCAGCTCTTGCTCACAACCTCTTCCTTTTCGAACTGCCATCGAGACAAGAGGCTGAGCGGGTCAAGATTGGCGACTGGTTCTACAATGGGAGAAGGCTCTCACTCGACTGGTGGTCGCCGGTCTTGAGGAACAATAAGGTGGCAGAAGAGCAGGGGAGAAAATGGATAAGGGTCTTTGGAATCCCTTTGCATGAATGGTCTGAGGAAAGCCTTAGGTTCATTGGCGGTAAATGCGGTGGATATGTCGATGCTGACGAGGATACCAAGAAAAGAAGCAATCTCCTATGGGCTCGTATCCTTGTTAAGGATTCGGATCTCGCAAACCGGAACTTCCGTCTGGGGATTGCTCCTTTGAACTTTCCATTATCATGGATAGCCCCTCGAAAGTTGTTGCTAATCGGAGTATGGCTGGAAGAGACAAAAGAACTTACCCTAATAACCTTTGGTCCATGGACCTTCGGTCCAAAGAAGGGGATGAGCctgttcaaattttgaattccaAAAACTGTCAGTGGGCCGGATCTTTATTTGATTCAGCCCAACAAGTGGTCAACTGTGAAGTCAATATTTCTAACTCCCTTAACAGGGACCACCCCTATTATTATTATAACAACAATAGCAGCAAGCCCAAAAGGAAAAGGCCCAAATCAAGAGCAAAGCCCAGACAGATAAAGAGTTGGAAAGCAAAAGGGCCAGCCCAAATTCAACATTATCCCAGAAGTTTCATTAACGACCCCACCATTGAAAAGGCTGTGgtagccctttctgatcaaaATACAGAGAAATTCGGAGCAGAGGACGCAGATGATGAAGCCGATCCCCCTCTCTACTCTATTCCGACATTGCTAAACGACTATCCTATTGACAACTCCATGGATTTTGAAATCTCTTCCTTCTCTGGCAGCGAGACACACTCGTTAGTTCTGCATGATGGGTTAAATAATGGGAATTGTTTAATCAACACACCTACGGTAATCGAGACTTCTCACTGGACCAAGCTGTTTATGACTAAGGCTTGCAAAGCCTTTGGAGTTAATTTGGCTGGATTCGAGCACAAGATGTTCGATATGATTCTCAGGATGGTACAGAGAAGACAAGCTCAATTAATGCTACAAAAAGCAAAGAAGAATGGGGGAAGGAGCTCTGCCAAGAAAGGGGTAAGAGAGGCTAGGAATATGGAATGCACTGTTACTTATGAAAAAGGGAAGGATCAGCTAGGGGCAGGTTTCAAAAGCTTTCTCTGAATGAAATTAAAACTTATTAGCTGGAACGTGAGGGGGCTCAACGATATGAGCAAAAGGAGTACTATCAGGGCTCTTATGCAAAAATGGAAACCAGACATTTTGTGCTTGCAAGAGACCAAAACAGATGGCTGTCCAGTGGCTACTATCACACAAATTTGGGGTTCCAGATGGGTTGGTTGGGCTGAATTGAGGGCTTGTGGTACTAGAGGAGGCGTAATTATTATATGGGACAAGAGACAATGGAACTGTCTTGACTCCCAACAAGGTCAGTTTACTATCACAACTATGTTGGAAGGGGTGCATTCTAATTTTAGGTTTTGCTTTACTGGCGTTTATGGACCCCACACTAATTGGGAGAGGGCTGAATTATGGGAGGAACTGGCTGATGTTAGAGGATTATGGGATGAAGGTTGGGTGGTTGGTGGGGACTTCAATGTTTGTAGATTCGAGAATGAAAGATACAATTGCATCAGGAGATCCAGGGCAATGAGTGTTTTCTCTGATTTCATTCAAGATATGGGACTGATTGACCTTCCTCTTCAAGGGGCATTCTACACTTGGACCAGGAATGCCGATTTTCTTCAAGCCTCCAGAATTGATAGGTTTCTTGTCTCTTCTGAATGGAGTGATCACTTTGGGGTTATCTCTCAA
Coding sequences within it:
- the LOC132055838 gene encoding protein DELETION OF SUV3 SUPPRESSOR 1(I)-like, which codes for MATEQPKPTAEDVKMDLFEDDDEFEEFAIDQEWEDKEEGKEVTQQWEDDWDDDDVNDDFSLQLRKELESNTEKK